One genomic region from Spirulina subsalsa PCC 9445 encodes:
- a CDS encoding ATP-binding protein — protein sequence MNIQILETISDAFFVLDGAWRFISLNSAAEKLLGKTKRDLLNQCIWEVFPELLETTFEQEYRQVVQTHQGTHFEAFFPVGRRWVEVQLAPYLDGISVCLRDTTERRQVEAMLFERSRLATLEAEIGRALVHAHSIKESLTLSSEVLVEQLNAAGAAIWSYNSQVESLELQAVTLHPDAEPSLAQNELLTVTYLPTSNSILGSLALSRQPIHDLVFAPFGETNSKTPSINVDIKADPLFCQMDGRRNNAKAKLHLVGYPLVVEDRLVGVIALWCYQALDKITHEAIATIADYLAIAIDRCWARQALLSRREALLFRLANQIRNSLDLDTILGTAVQEIRHLLQVDWCSYLWCWSQGNQLSLTVSHEARGTNKPASAIANCPPEKLLWLAQQIESLNLLRIDDIHQPLLLGENTTQSADFLELLQSFHIQSILLIPLKTRSNHLGAIACMNDLGSRHWSEPDIELLQAVVDQLALAIDQAELFAQTRAAALAAQTQAQQLELTIQELKRTQSQLIQTEKMSSLGQMIAGIAHEINNPVNFISGNLSYTSEYVEDLLKLVSLYQETYPTPNETIEELADEIDLEFIIEDLPKTLASMQIGAERIRQIVLSLRNFSRLDQADMKPVDIHEGIDSTLLILHNRLKAKGEKAEIQVVKKYAKLPQVECYAGQLNQVFMNILSNSIDALENSPEPHCITISTEVIPHPQHPHPDLKTGLMCGDVLIRITDNGVGMSPETVHHIFDPFFTTKPVGKGTGLGLAISYQIVVEKHHGRIECISKPNEGTQFVIQIPIQPPLSHRKS from the coding sequence ATGAATATCCAAATTTTAGAAACCATTAGTGATGCCTTTTTTGTGTTGGATGGCGCATGGCGATTTATTTCCTTAAATAGTGCCGCCGAAAAACTATTAGGCAAAACTAAGCGAGATTTATTAAATCAGTGTATTTGGGAAGTCTTCCCGGAATTATTAGAAACCACCTTTGAACAGGAATATCGGCAAGTGGTTCAAACCCATCAAGGGACTCATTTTGAGGCTTTTTTCCCGGTGGGGCGGCGTTGGGTGGAGGTGCAGCTTGCTCCCTATTTGGACGGGATTTCGGTGTGTTTGCGGGATACTACAGAGCGCCGTCAAGTGGAGGCGATGTTATTTGAGCGATCGCGCCTAGCCACCTTAGAAGCCGAAATTGGTCGCGCCCTGGTTCATGCCCACTCGATCAAAGAGAGCCTCACCCTCAGCAGCGAGGTCTTAGTAGAGCAGTTAAACGCCGCCGGAGCGGCCATCTGGAGCTATAACAGCCAAGTGGAAAGCCTCGAACTTCAGGCCGTCACCCTTCACCCCGATGCAGAACCTTCCCTGGCTCAAAATGAACTACTGACCGTTACCTACCTGCCCACCAGTAACTCAATTCTGGGTTCTCTGGCCTTGTCACGGCAGCCCATTCATGATCTGGTGTTTGCCCCTTTTGGGGAAACTAACTCTAAAACCCCCTCAATCAACGTTGATATTAAAGCAGACCCCCTATTTTGCCAAATGGACGGGCGACGGAATAACGCTAAGGCTAAACTCCATCTGGTGGGGTATCCTTTAGTGGTAGAAGATCGCCTCGTGGGGGTGATTGCCCTGTGGTGTTACCAAGCCCTTGATAAAATCACCCATGAAGCCATTGCCACCATTGCCGACTATTTAGCCATTGCCATTGACCGATGCTGGGCCCGTCAAGCCTTGCTCTCTCGACGGGAAGCCCTGCTCTTCCGTCTAGCGAATCAAATCCGCAACTCCTTAGATTTAGACACCATTTTGGGGACGGCCGTGCAGGAAATTCGCCATCTCCTACAAGTAGACTGGTGTAGTTATCTCTGGTGTTGGAGTCAAGGAAATCAACTCAGCCTCACCGTTAGCCACGAAGCCCGAGGCACAAATAAACCCGCCAGTGCGATCGCCAACTGTCCCCCAGAAAAACTACTCTGGCTTGCCCAACAAATCGAAAGCCTTAACCTACTGAGGATTGACGACATCCATCAACCCCTCTTGCTCGGCGAAAACACCACCCAAAGCGCGGACTTTCTCGAACTACTGCAAAGCTTTCATATTCAGTCCATCCTGCTGATTCCCCTCAAAACCCGGTCGAATCATCTGGGTGCGATCGCCTGTATGAACGACCTCGGCTCCCGCCATTGGAGTGAGCCCGACATCGAACTCCTACAAGCCGTCGTCGATCAACTCGCCCTCGCCATTGATCAAGCCGAACTCTTCGCCCAAACCCGCGCCGCCGCCCTCGCCGCCCAAACCCAAGCCCAACAACTCGAACTCACCATCCAAGAACTCAAACGCACCCAATCCCAACTCATCCAAACCGAAAAAATGTCCAGTTTGGGTCAAATGATCGCAGGCATTGCCCACGAAATTAACAATCCCGTAAACTTCATTTCCGGGAATTTAAGCTATACCAGTGAATATGTAGAAGACTTACTGAAACTGGTCAGTCTCTACCAAGAAACCTACCCTACACCCAATGAAACTATCGAAGAACTCGCCGATGAAATTGACCTAGAATTCATCATCGAAGACCTACCCAAAACCCTCGCCTCCATGCAAATTGGAGCCGAACGCATCCGGCAGATTGTGCTTTCTCTGCGGAACTTCTCCCGTTTAGATCAAGCCGACATGAAACCCGTTGATATTCATGAAGGCATTGATAGCACCCTCTTAATCTTACACAATCGATTAAAAGCCAAAGGAGAAAAAGCCGAAATCCAAGTCGTTAAAAAATACGCAAAATTGCCTCAAGTTGAATGTTATGCCGGGCAGTTAAACCAAGTCTTCATGAATATCCTCAGTAATAGCATTGATGCCCTAGAAAATAGCCCTGAACCCCATTGTATTACTATTAGTACAGAAGTAATACCCCACCCCCAACATCCCCATCCTGACCTAAAAACAGGTCTAATGTGCGGAGATGTTTTAATCCGCATTACCGACAACGGCGTTGGAATGTCTCCTGAAACAGTGCATCATATTTTTGATCCCTTCTTTACGACCAAACCTGTAGGCAAAGGAACCGGATTAGGACTAGCCATTAGTTATCAGATTGTAGTAGAAAAACATCACGGCAGAATTGAATGTATTTCTAAACCAAACGAAGGCACTCAGTTTGTCATTCAGATTCCCATACAACCCCCTCTTAGCCATCGTAAAAGCTGA
- a CDS encoding response regulator: MSGTASYALTILAVDDSPIMRKMLQQILQTQYNVVVADNAVDALSVIYHQAVDLLLLDVTMPGVDGLELCRTVRSLPQFQALPIIMLTARDGTFDKVQGRLAGATEYLTKPFDEQELLSTLKKFLGEDKEQT, translated from the coding sequence ATGTCTGGAACTGCAAGTTATGCTCTAACCATTTTGGCTGTTGATGACAGCCCCATTATGCGCAAAATGTTACAACAGATTCTACAAACGCAATACAACGTCGTGGTGGCAGATAATGCGGTAGATGCCCTATCTGTGATTTACCATCAAGCCGTAGATTTACTCTTGTTGGATGTCACCATGCCGGGGGTAGATGGCTTAGAACTCTGCCGTACAGTGCGCAGTTTGCCCCAATTTCAGGCTTTACCCATTATTATGCTGACAGCTAGAGACGGGACTTTTGATAAAGTACAAGGGCGTTTAGCGGGAGCAACGGAATATTTAACAAAACCTTTTGATGAGCAGGAATTGCTGAGTACCTTAAAAAAGTTTCTGGGAGAGGATAAGGAGCAAACTTAA
- a CDS encoding site-2 protease family protein, with the protein MNRTSNNIQVGSILGIPFFINPSWFIVLALGTWLFGQQFANFPQINGLVAALLGLSTALLLFASVLAHELGHSIAALSQGIQVRSITLFLFGGLAMLEKESDTPLKAFLIAIAGPAVSFLLCVVFTLLGVYLPLPLPLTGLLSLLASINLVLGIFNLIPGLPLDGGNILKALVWQVTGNPNKGLLYASRVGQGVGMFGILLGLLGILGISSYGSFWTLLIGLFLLQNAGLSAQSAQVQETLDHYTAEDAITPNSPVVSADLSLREFVNNYVIGHNPWSRFLVTNEAGELMGELAVDQLKTVPTSLWTETQVRDLMQPTDMSQTVFANESLLEVVKRIEEQKTLQLAVISPEGTVLGLVEKASILELLSQKNQPSSSSVSTTSPTRSPS; encoded by the coding sequence ATGAATCGCACCAGTAACAACATCCAAGTCGGCAGCATCCTAGGGATTCCCTTCTTTATCAATCCCTCGTGGTTTATTGTCCTTGCCCTCGGCACTTGGTTATTCGGACAACAATTCGCCAACTTTCCTCAAATCAACGGCTTAGTGGCCGCGCTCTTAGGTTTAAGCACCGCCCTTTTACTCTTCGCCTCCGTCCTGGCCCACGAATTAGGCCATAGTATCGCCGCCCTCTCCCAAGGAATTCAGGTGCGCTCCATTACCCTGTTCCTCTTTGGGGGTTTAGCCATGTTGGAAAAAGAATCCGACACCCCCTTGAAAGCCTTCCTCATCGCCATCGCCGGCCCCGCCGTTAGTTTTCTCCTGTGCGTGGTTTTTACCCTCCTCGGCGTTTATTTACCCCTCCCCCTCCCCCTCACCGGACTCCTCTCCCTTCTGGCTAGTATTAACCTCGTCCTGGGGATTTTCAACCTCATCCCCGGCCTACCCCTCGACGGGGGAAACATCCTCAAAGCCCTCGTCTGGCAAGTCACAGGCAACCCCAATAAAGGTCTACTCTACGCCAGTCGCGTCGGTCAAGGGGTGGGGATGTTCGGCATCCTCTTAGGGCTACTCGGCATTTTAGGCATTAGCTCCTATGGCAGTTTCTGGACCCTCTTAATCGGGCTATTCCTGCTGCAAAATGCCGGACTCTCTGCCCAATCTGCCCAAGTGCAAGAAACCCTCGACCACTACACCGCCGAAGATGCCATTACCCCCAATAGTCCCGTCGTTTCTGCGGACTTAAGCCTGCGGGAGTTTGTCAATAACTATGTCATTGGTCATAATCCTTGGAGTCGTTTTCTCGTCACGAACGAAGCAGGAGAACTCATGGGAGAATTGGCCGTTGACCAACTCAAAACAGTCCCCACCTCCCTCTGGACAGAAACCCAAGTCCGGGACTTAATGCAGCCAACCGATATGAGTCAAACGGTCTTCGCCAACGAATCGCTCCTAGAAGTAGTCAAGCGCATTGAAGAACAGAAAACCTTACAACTCGCTGTTATCAGTCCAGAAGGAACTGTTTTAGGGCTAGTCGAAAAAGCCTCGATTTTAGAACTCCTCTCCCAAAAAAATCAGCCCAGTAGTTCTTCTGTTTCTACCACATCTCCCACCCGTTCCCCCAGTTAG
- a CDS encoding N-acetylmuramoyl-L-alanine amidase codes for MASTVVLGGPVWAESQLFLAYPPRQHQTSAAQIFFIGSAPPEGTVTINGQGVERSPGGHFAPSFPLRVGENQFTLRYGNETVGVTITRVPSQPVLSPGSPWVSESLRPNQDLARLPGERVCLGVLAQPDSTVGARLGGERLILTPQPVQKDLPPNAAALVAQNEPTPLVLTQYQGCLEGDRPGLLGVPVFEITVNGTPTVQEGAGTIRILDPEQLQVVEVTVPQGVARTGPGTDYSRLTPLPQGTRAEVTGQEGEWLRLDYGAWIRGSETRVLPGAMPPQSRIRSVRSRPLNGTTEIRFPLQVPVPVSVQQGDRTFTLTLHNTIAQTDTIAVDHDPLIQRLDWQQITPTQVAYTFHLRTDQQWGYDLRYEGSTLILSLRHPPQVGEQLQGMRILLDPGHGGEELGARGPNGYPEKSVNLTVSLLLREALERRGATVYLTRDQDVFLGLAERVTMINQLKPDLALSVHYNALPDGGDALNTAGVGMFWYHPQAHDLSVFLHDYLVETLDRPSYGVFWNNLALTRPHTAPSILLELGFMINPIEFEWIMDSREQRRLADTLAEGIMTWFHSLGSGEETNTSPQ; via the coding sequence ATGGCCTCTACGGTGGTGTTGGGAGGTCCGGTGTGGGCAGAATCTCAATTATTTTTAGCCTACCCTCCCCGGCAACATCAAACCAGTGCGGCTCAAATCTTTTTTATTGGTTCCGCGCCGCCTGAAGGGACGGTGACGATTAATGGGCAAGGGGTGGAACGGAGTCCGGGAGGGCATTTTGCGCCGAGTTTCCCCTTGCGGGTGGGGGAAAATCAGTTTACGTTGCGCTACGGAAATGAAACGGTTGGGGTGACGATTACCCGGGTGCCGAGTCAGCCTGTGTTGAGTCCGGGGAGTCCTTGGGTGTCGGAGTCGTTGCGTCCGAATCAAGACCTCGCCCGTTTGCCGGGGGAGCGGGTTTGTTTGGGGGTTTTGGCTCAACCAGATTCGACGGTAGGGGCGCGTTTGGGGGGAGAAAGGTTAATTTTGACCCCCCAACCGGTTCAAAAGGATTTACCGCCTAATGCGGCGGCTCTGGTGGCACAAAATGAACCGACTCCTCTGGTGTTAACTCAGTATCAGGGCTGTTTGGAAGGCGATCGCCCGGGTTTGTTAGGTGTGCCTGTATTTGAGATTACGGTGAATGGCACCCCTACGGTACAGGAGGGGGCGGGGACGATTCGCATTTTAGACCCGGAACAGTTGCAGGTGGTGGAGGTGACGGTTCCCCAAGGGGTGGCGCGCACGGGGCCCGGAACCGATTATTCTCGCCTAACGCCCCTCCCCCAAGGCACAAGGGCGGAAGTGACGGGACAGGAGGGGGAATGGTTGCGCTTGGATTACGGGGCCTGGATTCGGGGGAGTGAGACGCGGGTGCTACCGGGGGCGATGCCGCCTCAGTCGCGGATTCGCAGTGTACGTTCTCGCCCTCTCAATGGGACCACGGAAATCCGCTTTCCCCTACAGGTGCCGGTTCCGGTTTCCGTGCAACAAGGCGATCGCACTTTCACCCTCACCCTCCACAATACCATCGCCCAAACCGACACCATCGCCGTTGATCATGACCCCCTCATCCAGCGTCTAGACTGGCAACAAATCACCCCTACCCAAGTCGCCTACACCTTCCACCTGAGAACTGACCAGCAATGGGGTTATGATTTACGCTACGAAGGCAGCACCTTAATCCTCTCCCTCCGCCATCCCCCCCAAGTCGGGGAACAACTCCAAGGAATGCGCATTCTGTTAGATCCCGGTCATGGCGGCGAAGAATTAGGCGCCCGCGGCCCCAATGGCTACCCGGAAAAATCAGTCAATCTCACCGTTTCCCTCCTCTTGCGCGAGGCCTTAGAACGGCGGGGCGCTACTGTTTATTTAACCCGAGATCAGGATGTTTTTTTAGGACTCGCCGAACGAGTGACCATGATTAACCAACTCAAACCCGATCTCGCCCTCTCCGTCCACTACAACGCCCTCCCCGATGGCGGAGATGCCCTCAATACGGCGGGGGTGGGGATGTTTTGGTATCACCCCCAAGCCCATGATCTATCGGTTTTTTTACACGACTATCTCGTTGAAACCCTAGATCGTCCCTCCTACGGCGTATTTTGGAATAACCTCGCCCTGACTCGCCCCCATACGGCCCCCTCCATCCTCTTAGAATTGGGGTTTATGATTAACCCCATCGAGTTTGAATGGATTATGGACAGTCGGGAACAGCGCCGATTAGCGGATACCTTGGCCGAAGGGATTATGACCTGGTTTCACTCTCTCGGGTCAGGGGAGGAGACTAACACAAGTCCTCAATAA
- a CDS encoding class I SAM-dependent methyltransferase encodes MSENQSQPIEQELLDQELVDQGLMDKIRQQFDFGPYPRVPVEVDPKRFPERLYTHNLTTAYYLRNQQVISPENQTILDVGCGTGFTSLILAEANPRAKVIGIDISPKSIELAQKRIEYHSKQDQCEFHVLSVDELGQLPYEFDYINCDEVLYILPDQVAALNQLKAQLKPTGIIRSNLHSKAQRFRIFQVQKMFNMMGFMDKEVDDTDIDTVIDIMQSLKDNVIIKNATWSEDYADESKRKELVIENYLFKGDKGYEITDMFNFLEQANLEFISMINWRQWQLNDLFKEPDNLPIFLALSLPEITIQEQLQLFEVLQPIHRLLDFWCGHPGAGIEFLPVSEWSDPDWYNCRVHLHPQLRRTDVKDALNICCQNQQSFPLHSHLPIAGSQPISLEITLATCLFSQLLTAPQSLPVLLEQWKRLHPVDLETLEPTSDEDSFSLMKKTLTTLEACGYILLERA; translated from the coding sequence ATGAGTGAAAATCAATCTCAACCCATAGAGCAAGAATTGCTTGATCAAGAATTAGTTGATCAGGGATTAATGGATAAAATTCGCCAACAATTTGATTTCGGTCCTTATCCCAGAGTCCCTGTAGAAGTTGACCCTAAACGTTTTCCAGAACGGCTTTATACCCACAATCTCACCACCGCTTATTATTTGCGCAATCAGCAAGTTATTTCTCCCGAAAATCAGACCATTTTAGACGTAGGCTGCGGCACAGGTTTCACCTCATTAATCCTTGCCGAAGCTAACCCCAGAGCCAAAGTCATCGGCATAGATATTTCCCCTAAATCTATTGAATTAGCGCAAAAAAGAATTGAATATCACAGCAAGCAAGACCAGTGTGAATTTCATGTTTTATCCGTCGATGAACTCGGTCAATTGCCCTATGAATTTGATTATATTAACTGTGACGAAGTTCTTTATATACTCCCTGACCAAGTAGCCGCACTAAACCAGCTAAAAGCTCAACTCAAACCCACTGGAATTATACGGTCTAACTTACACAGTAAAGCCCAGCGCTTCAGAATTTTTCAAGTGCAGAAAATGTTTAATATGATGGGCTTTATGGATAAAGAAGTAGACGACACTGATATTGATACAGTCATCGACATTATGCAATCCTTGAAAGACAATGTAATTATTAAAAATGCTACTTGGTCAGAGGACTATGCAGACGAAAGCAAAAGAAAAGAATTAGTCATCGAAAATTATCTATTTAAAGGAGATAAAGGCTATGAAATTACGGATATGTTCAACTTTTTAGAACAAGCCAATCTAGAGTTTATCAGTATGATCAACTGGCGACAATGGCAACTGAACGACCTATTTAAAGAACCGGATAACTTGCCTATATTCCTGGCATTGAGTTTACCAGAAATCACGATTCAGGAACAACTACAACTCTTTGAGGTGCTGCAACCTATTCATCGACTTTTAGACTTTTGGTGTGGTCATCCGGGGGCAGGGATTGAGTTCTTGCCTGTTTCAGAATGGAGTGACCCAGACTGGTATAATTGCCGGGTACATCTCCATCCTCAACTGAGGCGAACCGACGTTAAAGACGCTTTAAATATCTGCTGCCAAAATCAACAATCCTTTCCCCTGCATTCTCATCTTCCCATTGCAGGAAGTCAACCCATTTCCCTTGAAATTACCTTAGCCACTTGTTTATTTTCTCAACTGCTTACTGCACCCCAATCTCTCCCGGTACTCCTTGAGCAGTGGAAACGACTCCATCCCGTTGATTTAGAAACATTAGAACCCACATCCGACGAGGATAGTTTTAGCTTGATGAAAAAGACACTCACCACCTTAGAAGCTTGTGGTTATATTTTACTAGAACGAGCTTAA
- a CDS encoding class I SAM-dependent methyltransferase — MTENDAKLLEQLREQFDFGPYPKTPLDVDPKTFPGRLYTNHLTTAYYLRNQKVINSQNKTILDVGCGSGFTSLILAEANPEAKIIGIDISEKSIELAKKRAEYFNKQDQCEFFLVSVDDIPSLSWDFDYINCDEVLYLLPNPLQALKIFKKKLKPSGIIRTNLHSAAQRVGMYNFQKFFSMLGLMDKNTNDDDIKFALEIVHCLKDNVPTKTKTWSPDYDKDPASRKEFFLCNYLLKGDKGYNVQDMFNLLHQSNLEFISMVNWRQWQWLDLFKEPDNLPVALGEHFAQSSPEEKLRVFELLSPIHRLLDFWCGHPGEGEPFLPVSQWLDEDWQGAKIYLHPQLNTEKVRTGLKNACRSLQDFTISEYLPIAGGVPTSIDVTIAACVLPPLWEAPQSLNQLIQRWKTLRPINLATLEPTTDSEALTVLKSTLTGLEAYGYVLLERG, encoded by the coding sequence ATGACTGAAAATGATGCCAAATTGCTAGAACAACTGCGTGAACAGTTTGATTTTGGTCCCTATCCCAAAACCCCCTTAGATGTTGACCCGAAAACATTTCCCGGAAGACTGTACACCAACCATTTGACAACAGCCTATTATCTCCGCAATCAAAAGGTCATCAACTCACAAAATAAAACCATCTTAGATGTAGGATGTGGTTCAGGATTTACCTCCTTAATTTTAGCTGAAGCTAACCCAGAAGCCAAAATTATTGGCATTGATATTTCCGAAAAATCTATAGAACTTGCTAAAAAGAGAGCGGAATATTTTAATAAACAGGATCAATGCGAATTTTTCCTTGTTTCTGTGGATGATATCCCTTCCTTATCTTGGGACTTTGACTATATTAATTGTGATGAGGTTTTGTATCTTTTGCCAAACCCTTTGCAAGCTTTGAAAATATTTAAGAAAAAATTAAAACCATCAGGAATTATACGCACTAATCTACACAGTGCCGCCCAAAGAGTAGGTATGTACAACTTCCAGAAATTTTTTTCAATGCTTGGGCTTATGGATAAAAATACTAATGATGACGATATCAAATTTGCTTTAGAAATCGTTCATTGTTTGAAGGATAATGTGCCAACTAAAACAAAAACTTGGTCGCCTGACTATGATAAAGATCCGGCTTCTAGGAAAGAATTTTTTCTCTGTAACTATTTGCTGAAAGGGGATAAAGGATACAATGTTCAGGATATGTTTAACCTGTTGCACCAGTCCAATTTAGAGTTTATTAGTATGGTAAACTGGCGACAGTGGCAATGGTTGGATTTATTTAAAGAGCCGGATAATTTACCTGTTGCTTTAGGAGAGCATTTTGCTCAAAGCAGTCCAGAGGAAAAACTGAGGGTTTTCGAGTTATTAAGTCCTATCCACCGACTGTTAGATTTTTGGTGCGGACATCCGGGGGAAGGAGAACCATTTTTACCCGTTAGTCAGTGGTTAGATGAGGATTGGCAAGGGGCTAAAATTTACTTACACCCTCAATTGAATACTGAAAAAGTACGCACAGGATTAAAGAATGCTTGTCGCAGCTTACAGGATTTTACGATTAGTGAGTATCTGCCGATTGCTGGGGGTGTACCCACCTCAATTGATGTGACAATTGCGGCTTGTGTATTACCTCCTTTGTGGGAAGCACCCCAGAGTTTAAACCAACTGATTCAACGTTGGAAAACCTTAAGACCGATTAACTTAGCTACTTTAGAACCTACCACGGATTCGGAAGCGTTGACGGTGTTAAAAAGTACGTTAACGGGCTTAGAAGCCTATGGTTATGTGTTGTTAGAACGAGGATAA
- a CDS encoding class I SAM-dependent methyltransferase has product MENQDKELLERVREQFNSLPYPSNSIEASHEQDIPFLYIHSLVTAFYVRNKQVINPADKVILDAGCGSGYKALGLAQANPGAQIVGVDISERSVELAEKRLRYHGIDNAEFVALALEDLPKLGRQFDYINCDETFYLVKDQVAALKAMKAVLKPDGILRINLHSLHGRTVVFRAQEVFKEMGLFAENPEEFALGVVRDMMNALKDDVLLKKISWKENSEAIYDDCSIMVNYLLVGDRGFTIPELFSFLRAADLEFIEMVRWRDWNFNALFKEPHNLPVSLELIFSEASLEDKLHLFELLHPINRLLDIWCGHPQSQPPVPPVTEWMREDWQGVIVHLHPLLKRESFKQALFESIQKMQPFDIYSHFPLGQPESFIDSTIAACVFPALLEQPQSLSGLVQRWQVLHPVHPATLQPMGTEEARELLQQVLITLESGGYVLLQQGGD; this is encoded by the coding sequence ATGGAAAATCAAGATAAAGAGCTATTGGAACGGGTACGGGAACAGTTTAATAGTTTACCCTATCCCTCTAATTCAATTGAGGCCAGTCATGAACAAGATATTCCCTTTTTATATATTCATAGCTTGGTGACGGCTTTTTATGTGCGCAATAAACAGGTGATTAATCCGGCAGATAAGGTTATTTTGGATGCTGGATGTGGTAGTGGATACAAGGCCCTGGGACTCGCACAAGCGAATCCGGGGGCGCAAATTGTGGGGGTGGATATTTCGGAACGCTCGGTAGAATTAGCGGAAAAACGCTTGCGATATCATGGCATTGATAACGCGGAGTTTGTGGCTTTGGCGTTGGAAGATTTGCCGAAGTTAGGGCGGCAGTTTGATTATATTAATTGTGATGAGACGTTCTATTTAGTCAAAGATCAAGTAGCGGCGTTAAAAGCTATGAAAGCGGTTTTAAAACCTGATGGCATTTTGCGAATTAATTTACATAGTTTGCATGGTCGAACCGTGGTTTTTCGGGCGCAGGAAGTGTTTAAGGAAATGGGGTTATTTGCAGAAAACCCGGAAGAGTTCGCCCTAGGGGTAGTGCGGGATATGATGAACGCTTTAAAGGATGATGTTTTATTGAAAAAAATTAGCTGGAAGGAGAATAGTGAGGCTATTTATGATGACTGTTCTATTATGGTCAATTATTTGTTAGTGGGCGATCGCGGTTTCACCATTCCAGAGTTGTTCAGCTTCCTGCGGGCGGCGGATTTGGAGTTTATCGAAATGGTGCGCTGGCGGGATTGGAATTTTAACGCCCTGTTCAAGGAACCGCATAATTTACCTGTGTCTCTGGAGTTGATTTTCTCGGAGGCGAGCCTTGAGGATAAACTGCATCTGTTTGAATTACTCCATCCCATAAACCGTTTACTAGATATTTGGTGTGGTCATCCCCAATCTCAGCCTCCCGTGCCACCTGTGACGGAATGGATGAGGGAAGACTGGCAAGGGGTGATAGTGCATTTACACCCCCTATTAAAGCGGGAGAGTTTCAAACAGGCACTGTTCGAGAGTATCCAGAAAATGCAGCCTTTTGATATCTATAGCCATTTCCCCCTCGGACAGCCCGAAAGTTTTATTGATAGTACCATTGCCGCTTGTGTGTTTCCGGCCTTATTAGAACAGCCTCAATCCTTAAGTGGTTTAGTCCAGCGTTGGCAAGTGCTGCACCCTGTACATCCAGCCACCCTTCAGCCAATGGGTACAGAGGAGGCAAGGGAGTTATTACAGCAGGTGTTAATCACCCTCGAAAGTGGGGGATATGTGCTACTACAACAGGGAGGCGATTGA
- a CDS encoding type IV pilin-like G/H family protein produces the protein MRPEFQAKFLMHLNGNKKGDEGFTLIELLVVIIIIGILAAIALPSLLGQANKAKQSEARQNVGSVNRAQQAFALGRTEFTSNLAELGIGIKSQTDNYIYVLKASTNRDGAANYGAAYKPALKSYVGLNVTAQGDTDTGEVLTLTGTCETIKPAKVTGPTDAALAVPTKLGPDGAKCEEAPKSGAFNGGWKDLSGG, from the coding sequence ATGAGACCGGAATTTCAAGCGAAGTTCTTGATGCACCTGAATGGGAATAAAAAAGGGGATGAAGGTTTCACCCTGATTGAACTACTGGTTGTAATCATTATTATTGGTATTCTGGCGGCTATTGCCCTGCCTTCTTTGTTAGGCCAAGCCAACAAAGCGAAACAGTCCGAAGCCCGCCAAAACGTCGGTTCTGTGAACCGCGCTCAACAAGCCTTTGCCTTGGGGAGAACAGAATTTACCTCCAACTTAGCTGAGTTGGGCATTGGGATTAAGAGTCAAACAGATAACTACATCTATGTGCTGAAAGCCAGTACAAACAGAGATGGTGCGGCTAACTATGGTGCGGCTTACAAACCTGCACTGAAGAGTTATGTTGGGTTGAACGTTACCGCTCAAGGCGACACAGATACAGGGGAAGTTTTAACCTTAACGGGAACTTGCGAAACCATCAAACCGGCTAAAGTGACTGGTCCGACTGATGCGGCTCTTGCTGTTCCCACTAAATTGGGTCCTGATGGTGCGAAATGCGAAGAAGCTCCTAAATCTGGCGCTTTCAATGGTGGTTGGAAAGATTTGTCGGGCGGCTAA